One genomic segment of Hordeum vulgare subsp. vulgare chromosome 2H, MorexV3_pseudomolecules_assembly, whole genome shotgun sequence includes these proteins:
- the LOC123430042 gene encoding ubiquitin C-terminal hydrolase 12-like isoform X2: protein MKVIVNQVDLSHPDAELRLLEVFYHKIYKIFAPTEKIENINDQYWTLRAEEASMARVAYCTVEEDEKKLVLLIQTFSISLYV, encoded by the exons ATGAAAG TCATTGTCAATCAAGTTGACCTGTCCCATCCTGATGCTGAACTTAGATTGCTTGAAGTATTCTACCACAAAATATACAAG ATTTTTGCACCCACTGAAAAGATAGAAAACATCAACGATCAGTACTGGACACTACGTGCAGAGGAG gCGTCAATGGCAAGAGTGGCATATTGTACagtggaagaggatgagaagaaacttgtgctTCTCATTCAAACTTTCTCTATCTCTCTTTATGTGTGA
- the LOC123430042 gene encoding ubiquitin C-terminal hydrolase 12-like isoform X1, producing the protein MMLAHVLSILSVIVNQVDLSHPDAELRLLEVFYHKIYKIFAPTEKIENINDQYWTLRAEEASMARVAYCTVEEDEKKLVLLIQTFSISLYV; encoded by the exons ATGATGCTAGCTCATGTTCTAAGCATCCTTTCAGTCATTGTCAATCAAGTTGACCTGTCCCATCCTGATGCTGAACTTAGATTGCTTGAAGTATTCTACCACAAAATATACAAG ATTTTTGCACCCACTGAAAAGATAGAAAACATCAACGATCAGTACTGGACACTACGTGCAGAGGAG gCGTCAATGGCAAGAGTGGCATATTGTACagtggaagaggatgagaagaaacttgtgctTCTCATTCAAACTTTCTCTATCTCTCTTTATGTGTGA